A genomic window from Actinomycetes bacterium includes:
- a CDS encoding sulfatase, which produces MVAAVLAAGLLVAVEGGRTEFTQVDAAALAGSAPYRPPETTAADRPPDVVLVLTDDQRPDTVRWMPTVTRQIRDKGTRFTRTVASTPTCCPSRASIVTGRYARDTGVYGNTAPNGGWRAFLANGNEQRTLATALQANGYRTGLVGKYFNGFAQNDNGAPAGHRPPGWDLFLTFATETGGYLDYTLTDGSVLGSHVEDYSTDVLGARAARFVQRTPADQPLFLMFTPFAPHKPYRPPRRHRATLELPSYRPDSVTHSVRDKPPFLRDRPRVPQRAIDAIRTRQQEMLLAVDDAVAGVLRSLRRSGRLADTLVVFMSDNGLLIGDHHTIGKDMPYRFATDVPLLLRWDGHVAAGAVDRRLVSTVDVTETILRAAGAAMPTSGVDLMAPPARDHVVLEGRPWHRLDGSVPHPGFCGVRTERWLFVRWGDGFEELYDHEFDPSETLNRVTDPSQQPTADALRETARTSCVPEPPGFSWDVGGIDGSAAEVSER; this is translated from the coding sequence ATGGTTGCTGCCGTCCTGGCGGCCGGGTTGCTGGTCGCCGTCGAGGGCGGACGCACCGAGTTCACCCAGGTGGATGCGGCGGCCCTGGCGGGCTCGGCGCCGTACCGCCCGCCGGAGACGACCGCCGCTGACCGCCCGCCGGACGTGGTGCTCGTCCTGACCGACGACCAGCGGCCGGACACGGTCCGGTGGATGCCGACGGTGACCCGACAGATTCGCGACAAGGGCACCAGGTTCACCCGGACCGTCGCGTCCACCCCGACCTGCTGCCCCTCACGGGCCTCGATCGTGACCGGGCGATACGCCCGCGACACCGGCGTCTACGGCAACACGGCACCGAACGGGGGGTGGCGCGCCTTTCTCGCCAACGGCAACGAGCAGCGCACCCTCGCGACCGCGCTGCAGGCGAACGGCTACCGCACGGGGCTGGTCGGCAAGTACTTCAACGGGTTCGCGCAGAACGACAACGGGGCGCCCGCGGGGCACCGGCCGCCCGGGTGGGACCTCTTCCTCACCTTCGCGACCGAGACCGGCGGCTACCTCGACTACACGCTGACCGACGGCAGCGTGCTGGGCTCCCACGTGGAGGACTACTCGACCGACGTGCTCGGTGCCCGTGCCGCCCGCTTCGTCCAGCGGACGCCGGCCGACCAGCCGCTCTTCTTGATGTTCACGCCGTTCGCCCCGCACAAGCCCTACCGGCCGCCCCGCCGCCACCGGGCCACGCTGGAGCTGCCGTCCTACCGACCGGACTCGGTCACCCACTCGGTCCGCGACAAGCCGCCGTTCCTCCGCGACCGGCCGAGGGTGCCCCAGCGCGCCATCGACGCGATCCGGACCAGACAGCAGGAGATGCTGCTGGCCGTCGACGACGCAGTGGCGGGTGTGTTGCGGTCGCTGCGTCGGTCCGGGCGGCTCGCCGACACCCTGGTGGTCTTCATGTCGGACAACGGGCTGCTGATCGGCGACCACCACACCATCGGCAAGGACATGCCCTACCGCTTCGCCACCGACGTGCCTCTCCTGCTCCGGTGGGACGGCCACGTGGCGGCCGGTGCCGTCGACCGGCGGCTGGTCTCCACGGTGGACGTCACCGAGACGATCCTGCGGGCCGCCGGCGCGGCGATGCCGACCAGCGGTGTGGACCTGATGGCCCCGCCGGCGCGTGATCACGTCGTGCTCGAGGGCCGGCCCTGGCACCGGCTCGACGGGTCCGTCCCGCACCCGGGCTTCTGCGGCGTGCGCACCGAGCGCTGGCTCTTCGTGCGGTGGGGTGACGGCTTCGAGGAACTGTACGACCACGAGTTCGACCCGAGCGAGACCCTGAACCGGGTGACCGACCCGTCACAGCAGCCGACCGCCGATGCCCTGCGCGAGACGGCGCGCACGTCGTGCGTCCCCGAGCCACCCGGCTTCAGCTGGGACGTCGGCGGCATCGACGGCAGCGCCGCCGAGGTCAGCGAACGGTGA
- a CDS encoding phosphatase domain-containing protein, whose protein sequence is MTDQPRPLHRAARVEDRVHGAAERWLRRRGWRPRVVPFIGYGTEGWVRVLARVLLAPPDTATGEIRLGRGWRRFLTATAADVPVTVRVGGREHQVVSGRGGYVDAVLAADVAPGWVEAELSADGSRASVAGIRVVDPTAQVAVLSDIDDTVLVTALPRPVRAAWNTFVRHESTRRPVRGMATLYRTIAAEHPDAPFVYLSTGAWNVAPVLEQFLARHAFPPGPLLMTDWGPTPDSWFRSGREHKRREIRRLLDDLPDAQWLLVGDDGQHDPEIYAEAADEAPDRVRAVVIRQLSPAEQVRTHGTPEPIREPASRPRHRPHQEVRAPDGFRLLSALRDRGILGGP, encoded by the coding sequence GTGACCGACCAACCCCGACCGCTGCACCGCGCCGCCCGCGTCGAGGACCGGGTGCACGGGGCCGCCGAGCGCTGGCTGCGGCGGCGCGGCTGGCGGCCACGGGTGGTGCCGTTCATCGGCTACGGCACCGAGGGCTGGGTCCGGGTGCTGGCCAGGGTGCTGCTGGCTCCGCCGGACACCGCGACCGGCGAGATCCGGCTGGGCCGCGGCTGGCGGCGATTCCTCACCGCCACGGCGGCCGACGTGCCGGTGACGGTGCGGGTCGGTGGCCGCGAGCACCAGGTGGTCAGCGGCCGTGGCGGCTACGTCGACGCCGTCCTGGCCGCCGACGTCGCGCCGGGCTGGGTGGAGGCCGAGCTGAGCGCGGACGGGTCGCGGGCGTCCGTGGCAGGGATCCGGGTGGTCGACCCGACCGCGCAGGTCGCCGTGCTCAGCGACATCGACGACACGGTCCTCGTCACCGCTCTGCCCCGCCCGGTGCGGGCGGCCTGGAACACGTTCGTCCGGCACGAGAGCACCCGGCGCCCGGTCCGCGGCATGGCCACCCTCTACCGGACCATCGCGGCCGAGCACCCGGACGCGCCCTTCGTCTACCTCTCGACCGGTGCCTGGAACGTGGCACCGGTGCTCGAGCAGTTCCTCGCCCGGCACGCGTTCCCACCCGGCCCGCTGCTGATGACCGATTGGGGCCCTACGCCGGACTCCTGGTTCCGGTCCGGCCGGGAGCACAAGCGCCGAGAGATCCGCCGCCTGCTCGACGACCTGCCGGATGCGCAGTGGCTGCTCGTCGGCGACGACGGCCAGCACGACCCGGAGATCTACGCCGAGGCCGCGGACGAGGCGCCGGACCGGGTGCGCGCCGTGGTCATCCGCCAGCTGAGCCCGGCCGAGCAGGTGCGCACCCACGGCACCCCGGAGCCGATCCGGGAGCCCGCGTCCCGACCCCGGCACCGGCCGCACCAGGAGGTGCGCGCACCGGACGGCTTCCGGCTGCTCTCCGCGCTGCGGGACCGCGGCATCCTCGGCGGCCCCTAG
- a CDS encoding S8 family serine peptidase, giving the protein MRPTRSLLRTLTASFALALVLGLVTTAVPGGAPPARAGTVAPDADDPLVRLVVRADSRVAADLVTAVAGRAGARTTGRVPRLHAVSLDVPAAVAGSLRTRLLGRADVRSVEPVHQRWLLEEPADPRFADQRTYLDAIRATAAWGRPAHGSPSVRIAVVDSGVDVTHPDLAGKVAGTFNAVQPGTGVRDLVGHGTGVASIAAAATGNGVGISGAGYDSALLVAKVADRTGRIFTDDLAAGIVWAADSGADVINLSLGGPTSDALEKAAVDYAQRKGAVVVAAAGNDGTTTRQFPAALPGVLGVGATTVNGAARASFSSYGPWVDLAAPGRSIVLASPGGGYERADGTSFSAPLVSGAAALLAAFRPGRTADELREAITAGATPAKLGFARGVVDVDASLDLLPPATVPAVTAPADGSAVSGTATVSVSTTAPRVRLGLGDLTQLVSAAGGVATAGFATYGLDGPQTVTAADCSRIDQCSEARTAVTAVVANGGPVLTSPADGSLQAGDAVSATAEAPADAAVRFTVEGSRVSVTDASAPFAADLTTEPLGDGSHVVSAVICRRDGSVCDTAHPSRATVSVDRLHPGITGLSATRISPDGDGRADTTQVRYRLDQRASVTLRIRDAAGRVVTARSLGSLPAGGHEVVWNGRRRGTAVSDGDYSLQIVTSAPPQTGLASRAVTVDTVAPRLRDAGLSDERVLPVRDDYLDRVAASATLGEESRWVALEVRSSSGRLVRTVRKAPQRGVAPGPVSLAWNGRDASGDVLPSGRYAVRLVAQDLAGNRRAGRARPVSLSTQRLVKQSGSLTVTARSSLTESFSDDCSLVFRHTSGKRKGWIGYDSSATCSSGDAFAAADHQVRLPAAVRYGTVRLSASGGRGDPRFRDAARVELHDRAQNISDTAFRLGPSVGTHTGPSVRAEPLLIRHRVLRWTTSTTGVAWYDVESYTVRFTYFVLR; this is encoded by the coding sequence ATGCGCCCGACCCGCAGCCTGCTCCGCACGCTGACGGCCTCCTTCGCCCTCGCCCTCGTCCTCGGACTGGTCACCACCGCGGTCCCCGGCGGCGCCCCGCCGGCCCGCGCCGGCACGGTGGCTCCCGACGCCGACGACCCGCTGGTGCGGCTGGTGGTCCGGGCCGACAGCCGGGTGGCCGCCGACCTGGTGACCGCCGTCGCGGGCCGGGCCGGCGCCCGGACGACCGGACGGGTGCCCCGGCTGCACGCGGTCTCCCTCGACGTCCCGGCCGCCGTGGCCGGCTCCCTACGGACCCGCCTGCTCGGCCGGGCCGACGTGCGGTCCGTCGAGCCGGTGCACCAGCGGTGGCTGCTCGAGGAGCCGGCCGACCCGCGCTTCGCCGACCAGCGGACCTACCTGGACGCGATCCGCGCCACCGCGGCGTGGGGCCGTCCGGCGCACGGGTCCCCCAGCGTCCGCATCGCGGTGGTGGACTCGGGCGTCGACGTCACCCATCCCGACCTCGCGGGCAAGGTCGCCGGCACGTTCAACGCGGTGCAGCCGGGCACCGGGGTGCGCGACCTGGTCGGTCACGGCACCGGGGTGGCCAGCATCGCGGCGGCAGCCACCGGCAACGGTGTCGGGATCTCCGGCGCCGGCTACGACAGCGCCCTGCTCGTGGCCAAGGTCGCCGACCGCACCGGCCGGATCTTCACCGACGACCTCGCGGCCGGCATCGTGTGGGCCGCCGACAGCGGCGCGGACGTCATCAACCTCAGCCTCGGCGGGCCGACCTCCGACGCGCTGGAGAAGGCGGCTGTCGACTACGCCCAGCGCAAGGGCGCAGTGGTGGTCGCCGCCGCCGGCAACGACGGGACGACCACCCGGCAGTTCCCGGCGGCCCTCCCCGGCGTGCTCGGTGTCGGGGCGACCACCGTCAACGGGGCGGCGCGGGCGTCCTTCAGCAGCTACGGCCCCTGGGTCGACCTGGCGGCCCCCGGTCGCTCGATCGTCCTCGCCTCCCCCGGTGGCGGCTACGAGCGGGCCGACGGCACGTCGTTCTCCGCCCCGCTGGTCTCCGGAGCGGCGGCCCTGCTCGCGGCGTTCCGCCCCGGCCGCACCGCGGACGAGCTGCGCGAGGCCATCACCGCCGGTGCGACGCCGGCCAAGCTCGGCTTCGCCCGCGGCGTGGTCGACGTCGACGCGTCGCTCGACCTGCTCCCGCCGGCCACGGTCCCCGCTGTGACGGCACCGGCCGACGGGTCGGCGGTGTCCGGGACCGCGACGGTCAGCGTGTCGACCACGGCGCCCCGGGTCCGGCTCGGCCTGGGCGACCTGACCCAGCTCGTCAGCGCGGCGGGCGGGGTCGCGACGGCCGGCTTCGCGACGTACGGCCTCGACGGGCCGCAGACCGTCACGGCCGCCGACTGCAGCCGCATCGACCAGTGCAGCGAGGCACGGACGGCGGTCACCGCGGTGGTCGCCAACGGCGGACCCGTGCTCACCTCCCCGGCCGACGGGTCGCTGCAGGCCGGCGACGCAGTCAGCGCCACCGCGGAGGCGCCGGCCGACGCCGCGGTGCGCTTCACCGTCGAGGGCAGCCGGGTCTCCGTCACCGACGCCAGTGCGCCGTTCGCCGCCGACCTCACGACCGAGCCGCTGGGCGACGGCAGCCACGTCGTCTCGGCCGTGATCTGCCGCCGCGACGGCAGCGTCTGCGACACCGCCCACCCGAGCCGGGCGACGGTCTCCGTCGACCGCCTGCACCCAGGCATCACCGGGCTGTCGGCGACCCGGATCAGCCCGGACGGCGACGGGCGCGCGGACACGACGCAGGTGCGCTACCGGCTGGACCAGCGGGCCAGCGTGACGCTGCGGATCCGCGACGCCGCTGGGCGGGTCGTCACCGCCCGAAGCCTCGGCAGCCTGCCCGCAGGCGGCCACGAGGTGGTGTGGAACGGACGCCGGCGTGGCACGGCGGTGTCGGACGGGGACTACAGCCTGCAGATCGTGACGTCGGCTCCGCCGCAGACCGGGCTCGCCAGCCGTGCCGTCACGGTCGACACGGTGGCGCCGCGGCTGCGCGACGCCGGGCTCAGCGACGAGCGGGTGCTGCCTGTCCGCGACGACTACCTCGACCGGGTCGCCGCGTCAGCGACCCTTGGCGAGGAGTCGCGATGGGTCGCCCTCGAGGTGCGGTCGTCGTCGGGTCGCCTGGTCCGCACCGTGCGCAAGGCCCCGCAGCGCGGGGTCGCGCCCGGTCCGGTGTCCCTGGCCTGGAACGGGCGGGACGCGTCCGGCGACGTGCTGCCCTCCGGCCGGTACGCCGTCCGGCTGGTCGCCCAGGACCTCGCGGGCAACCGCCGGGCCGGCCGGGCCCGCCCGGTGAGCCTGTCGACCCAGCGCCTGGTCAAGCAGAGCGGCTCCCTGACGGTGACCGCCAGGTCGTCGCTCACCGAGTCGTTCTCCGACGACTGCTCGCTGGTCTTCCGGCACACGTCGGGCAAGCGGAAGGGCTGGATCGGCTACGACAGCTCGGCGACCTGCAGCTCCGGCGACGCCTTCGCTGCGGCCGACCACCAGGTGCGCCTGCCCGCAGCGGTCCGCTACGGCACGGTCCGGCTCAGCGCCTCCGGCGGCCGGGGCGACCCGAGGTTCCGCGACGCCGCCCGCGTCGAGCTGCACGACCGCGCCCAGAACATCAGCGACACCGCGTTCCGGCTCGGGCCCTCGGTCGGCACCCACACCGGGCCGTCGGTGCGCGCCGAGCCGCTCCTGATCCGGCACCGGGTGCTGCGCTGGACGACGTCCACGACCGGCGTGGCGTGGTACGACGTCGAGTCGTACACGGTGCGCTTCACCTACTTCGTGCTGCGCTGA
- a CDS encoding ATP-dependent DNA ligase — protein MDLPVTPPLGPMLAKSVKAIPEGDYLYEPKWDGFRCIAFRDGDEVELSSRGERPLTRYFPEVVEAIKANLPDRCVVDGEVVIATGDRLDFEALLQRIHPAKSRVDRLAAETPASFVGFDLLAVDDESLVETPFGERRTRLEAALAGAEPPVFLTPSTGDLATAQQWFEVFEGAGLDGVVAKRTGDGYQPDVRAMFKIKHERTADCVVAGFRWHKSGGVVGSLLLGLYDDAGDLQHVGVSASFPMKRRAELVQELEAYAVEDVTGHPWGAWAEAEAHEKSRLPGAVSRWNAKKDLSWVPLRPELVVEVAYDHMEGTRFRHTAQWRRWRPDREPASCTYEQLERPVRFDLADILSPR, from the coding sequence GTGGACCTGCCCGTGACGCCGCCGCTCGGACCGATGCTGGCCAAGTCGGTCAAAGCGATCCCCGAGGGGGACTACCTCTACGAGCCCAAGTGGGACGGCTTCCGGTGCATCGCGTTCCGGGACGGCGACGAGGTCGAGCTGTCCAGCCGCGGCGAGCGGCCGCTGACCCGCTACTTCCCCGAGGTCGTCGAGGCGATCAAGGCCAACCTGCCGGACCGCTGCGTGGTCGACGGCGAGGTGGTGATCGCCACCGGTGACCGGCTCGACTTCGAGGCGCTGCTGCAGCGCATCCACCCGGCCAAGTCGCGGGTGGACCGGCTCGCGGCCGAGACACCGGCCAGCTTCGTCGGCTTCGACCTGCTGGCCGTCGACGACGAGTCGCTGGTCGAGACGCCGTTCGGCGAGCGGCGCACCCGGCTCGAGGCCGCGCTCGCCGGCGCGGAGCCCCCTGTCTTCCTCACGCCGTCCACCGGTGACCTGGCGACCGCCCAGCAGTGGTTCGAGGTCTTCGAGGGCGCCGGTCTCGACGGGGTCGTCGCGAAGAGGACCGGCGACGGCTACCAGCCGGACGTACGCGCGATGTTCAAGATCAAGCACGAGCGCACCGCCGACTGCGTGGTCGCCGGCTTCCGGTGGCACAAGTCCGGCGGGGTCGTCGGCTCGCTGCTCCTCGGCCTGTACGACGACGCGGGCGACCTGCAGCACGTCGGCGTGTCCGCGTCGTTCCCGATGAAGCGCCGCGCCGAGCTGGTGCAGGAGCTCGAGGCGTACGCCGTCGAGGACGTCACCGGGCACCCCTGGGGTGCCTGGGCCGAGGCCGAGGCCCACGAGAAGAGCCGGCTGCCCGGCGCGGTCAGCCGCTGGAACGCGAAGAAGGACCTCTCCTGGGTGCCGCTGCGCCCCGAGCTGGTCGTCGAGGTGGCCTACGACCACATGGAGGGCACCCGGTTCCGGCACACCGCGCAGTGGCGACGGTGGCGTCCGGACCGGGAGCCCGCGTCCTGCACGTACGAGCAGCTCGAGCGCCCCGTACGCTTCGACCTGGCCGACATCCTGTCGCCCCGCTGA